A stretch of DNA from Arachis hypogaea cultivar Tifrunner chromosome 19, arahy.Tifrunner.gnm2.J5K5, whole genome shotgun sequence:
taaaaaatgaaaaacctAAACTTGGTTGTTGAGTTGCGGTGGAGGTGCAGTGGCGGTGCTCACAGTGCGGTGGCAACGTCAAGCTTCTCCCACTTCTGTCATTATTAGGTAGTGTTAGGGTTTTCTTAACCAAAAATTGACAAATTGAAGAATGGAGAGAATTTATACTAATCTAGAGGAGAAACGACGGTGGACAATGACGACGGCGACCCATGAAGCAGCGACGACGACGACGAAACCCGATAGTAACGTCTGGAACTCTGGTGGTTCGACTAGGATAATGCAGGTACATGACTCATTTCCTGCGGAGATGAGTCACTGCTACAAGGACAGGAACGATGGCCGATTGTAACACcttaactaccaaagctcacgcttccagctgcgcaactctgatagctcgggcattacgacgacacttatactatttatattaaaatatgagcctgtttaaaactttaaaccgtgataccgctcccaaaaatactttcgtttgATAACGTACAtctataaataccatacaacttacaacaactcataaagagtacatccatatatatatacataaatacatataaataactttacaagcattaaccaatacaattcctatccctcttacagattatatcaagataaaggcgagggtacaataaaccataactaaaacaatacagagcatcacaacaacaattaaataagctcttcgtaacttctgcgcccatatcctgaaaggggaaaaatgtagggggggtgagaacatcatcctcgaaagggttctcagtagagggtttttgggaattactgtaataggatacatgaagataaaccgtaccagtgattaataaccgtcttatgcctcttttcaaaaacaacggtttacaataaaagaggaatcggaaatcttttctgaaagaggaacagttcaattctcaaaaactcaaaagcctttcaaaacggtttatctatgctgaaccaaaatagcctttcatattttattccaaaccagaaacacaaaaccaaaatcaaccatcggttcatctcattccaaccacggccctaggcccaaacaatccaaccatcaaccaatcaccacagtccaacagagtcccagtagcaaacacaaataggaagatgcaaacacaaacaaacagttattacaagtagaacaattagcaattaatcacataggcaaaccaagtataatatgcacacccaaacaatgtcacataaatgcatatgatgcatgcctgtccctagtggctgatgatatcatctgtcggttatagagccaacccgacaagtcctggtagctaaccattgaactgtccctctgtcgcgcatccccaactcgagttatactcatcataaacttgatcataatcatgatccatatccatcaccctcactggtgaatatttacgggggcgagctcatccggggctttcacagtgcccggccacacttacgacatagggtcaacggagtatcaagtctcaacctggagcacgtggtggctagccactgctactacccagggaaactcgtatctcagatagtggaagtgcaacattcacatttatcaatgattcagcataaacatgcaatcaatctcatccatggatcaacatccatctcagccatccggctcacggttcattctagaaccagccaatattcatatcatacacagccattccggctcacggttcaatccagaaccaatcaatatgtataaacatacacagccattccggctctcaataaaacagcacttccacattcaaaatcatcaaattcatgaaatcggcatttaagccataaatcattttctcaactcatttcactttgaaatcaagtttcaactcttttcagccttggctttaaagatctcatttctcaaatcatctcaggctcataagccacttttactcaaggtaaattctcctttcaaaacaatgccactctcggcatcctctttccaaaacttccataatcatggcaagttaaaagcctctttgagatattcaaaatcacccatccaacaatgggattttataacaaaagtttctcggcagagtcccaagtctttaggggagaataacataacttatttcgccaaattcatttaaaatcattaaaacattggctttccgacttgagtaataaaataggatctaagccaaaccgagtcatgtaatcatttacttctttcaaagccgtttcctttacttaggcaaaaccaacttcaacccccatgataaactctagaacgtttcaactgttcaaaattgttttagtcttgcaagaattcagaattcaaagagtacttaaaacctttctcaaaacatttcaaaatgaaacttgtcaatagacattcaggttctttcaaagccattgaaacttctttaattgaaacccccaagtcaaattcaaaggcataaaccctttttacatccaaacagctttaaaacacaagtttcatctaaataaccttctcctgaaagagatacaatgcctttcttaaaaagcaagactaaatcacaatttcctctttattaattcatttcaaaagcatgaatcatccttttcttgataattcaaataaaatagtagaagtctttaacccATCATTTCTCCATACaacattcaataaagactcggattttatagaaattttggcagcacctcccctaaaacttggacttttgccacccggttcgggtcccaactaaaccgtttctcattccttttcaacagctcaaaaccagaaatcaattcaaaagcaagctaaaaccaacagtcgcctcagtggcatatctcaaggaaaccatttcaaaatgaACTCAAtgtcaaccgatttaactcatttccaaagtttagaagaatcggttcagcaataaatcatttatcaaagaccaaattaattaaagcaacctaggctgaatttcaagagtattctatctttcacatcatcaaaataattgactcaatccaaaccaatcctcaacggattaaactaatatttcaaatctttaaagaatcagctTGAAAAGCATTCTGTTTCACAAAACCATACAACAATCTGTTCatcaaaaccaaataataatccaTTCAAACATATAATTACATTCATCTAGGATAATCAATCATCACATAAGgcttatacaatcaccaaatacattacctcacatcagtatccatatgtaataattccgacatatcaaatatagtttttggaaagcgcccctacctcaaaatgcaaatccataacccaaacgtctcacagagtcctttccgcctcagcTCGAAATcaccggcaaccaaaacctcggcTCCAAGCCGCTTTTGTaacagtctcaacaactctaatcgcaacatacaacaaccgaaactcaatcttatagcaattaacgccacaaacctcagcgtgaGATAACAAAACAATAACAAAAGGGCTTTCAAATTGAAACGCCTACCGAACTGAAGAaagaacggctgaaccgaaacagcggcAGTCTCCGAACTGGCTTAACGGCAGCCCCGGGAGCCATCCCAGGCGGCAACGGTGACAGGCTCCGGCAATGGCAACTGAAACTAACATGCAGTGATTGTAACACTTCCGAAAACTCAGGAGAACGAAACCCAATACTTAAAACCTTACCGGCAGGATCTTCCGGCGACGGCAGCGAGGTTTTTTGGCGGCAGGAGCTTACCGGCACACCCCCATGATCGGCGACGAGGCTCCTGACAGCTGCTGGGCGCAGCGGCAGGGACAACTCCGCGACGGTTCTTCTCCGGCGTGACTCTCCTTCTCTGACTCTCTCCCTTTCTCCAACGATGGTGGGTCTCCGGCGACAACACCAGCCACAACAAGGACGGCAGAGCAAGTGCGACTGGCGATGGCGCGGTTGGAGGCCACAGCGCGTACGGTGGCGACGTGCGGTAGAGGTGACGGCGACGCGACGCGACGGCAGCTGCGAGTCCCTCTCTGCACGACGCTGACGGCACACCTCTCTTCCTTCGAGTCGGGTCTGACGGCGGACTCCAAGGCGGCGGCAGGGAACTCGACGTGTTCGGCCTCCACGGCGACAACGGTGAGGAACCAGTGATGACAGGCCGGAGGACGGCTGGACGACGACGCAGATGaagctccctctctctctctgacgCGAACTCTCCCTCTCTGTGTATCGGTTCGGCGGCGACGGCAGTGGAGAAGCCCACCGGTGCCAGCGCCCCTcccccttctcttctcttccctGCCGCACTCAGTCCCCCCTTCCCTCTGCAGTTTCTTCTCTTTTGTTcaagaagaaaggaaagcagcGCGTGCTACTGCTGCTGGTGAGGGTGCATTGTGGGTGCTTGGCTGGGTCTTGGGGGGAAACGGGTCaggttagggttttagggtttcatctggaaaattagggttaagggcattatggtaatttcacataaaattggaaataatatagtaattgaaactcaaattaagtccaacactaattgtatataggaAATacaatttgctcatcaatttcacaaattattttcaataaaatgtccaaatcaaataattagaagtaatatacttaatttcttcattttccaaaatagcagtaataatatttaaaatattacttatctaatccaaatcataatccttattatttcataactatcaaccttatactttaaatatagaaaataacccaataattataaaattggataataatcataacttatctcaaatccaataaatcaaaacttgccttaattatctttaataaaataatttctgaaattgaggctgtaaataactatatgatttgaaacTTGAttataaaaagacttttcaaagtcctgggtcttacattctacccaccttataaaaattttcgccctcgaaaattgatacaaaatgaaagaaattccataacagttcacccttgaacacatttaaggaagaagcaaaaatatctcaatataatcatatatactattttcaaatactttgattgtcataagcataaggatgtaaaggtaggagtgtgattgcaaagcaaacgttacaaggtaggctcaatgcaaaagataacatgggtcaatcatgtgatagtagggcaaggcatcgaaggctataaaacaggatggagttaaaacgaGGTGCTCaatatccgcacactaatctcatatcaacctcaaggtttcaactttccaactccatcaagcactttacaatcccATACTCGATCACAAGCCTTACAAACGCAAATCCAtccgcaaggaacaaaacacccacaactcataacgttgcACCCTATtgcttcaacttccgtatacacatatTACGTATTAAAAAACTAACGCATCGcgctactacgtctacaagtcgcacgtgatatcaaaaccattctcgagtctactcagaaggataccagATTTAGAACGGAGAGACAATTGTCAAGGGTAATACTCAGGTTTAAGGGAAGGTATCCAATTTCCAGATAACCACAGACGCTCAAGTAATGAAGTgtgctagaaataaatcaattgacaacttcaaagataaccatTGGATCAAAAAGTTCAACAAGATCAATAGGAAGAAAACCAgcgcatcagtttgaaacaaactcaagctgagtcgaagaagtataCGGTTTACAaaagagaatatttcaaacccaagacaagGCTCACAGAACTCAAAAGCACGATTACAATACTTTCGAATACATTGttcttaaaagaatcgaaaacttatAAAAATATCACTTCGCAGTCTGAAAGAGAAGTTAAACAACAAacatccttcaagagagtaacaaaagcataaacgtggctttacttcaatacaatttcatgttgaagtagattatgtaaagttccaaaaacaaaatgcacacaactttggctaagagctaaaatatttcctcaaatattttagaaagataattagatgcacaacttaaccaaaagcagttcataaaaactcggaagtaatcaaatgcttgttcataattctcaaaatttcatattc
This window harbors:
- the LOC112778649 gene encoding uncharacterized protein, whose product is MYSKHALLSFLLEQKRRNCRGKGGLSAAGKRREGGGALAPVGFSTAVAAEPIHREGEFASERERELHLRRRPAVLRPVITGSSPLSPWRPNTSSSLPPPWSPPSDPTRRKRGVPSASCREGLAAAVASRRRHLYRTSPPYALWPPTAPSPVALALPSLLWLVLSPETHHRWRKGESQRRRVTPEKNRRGVVPAAAPSSCQEPRRRSWGCAGKLLPPKNLAAVAGRSCRFSCHCRSLSPLPPGMAPGAAVKPVRRLPLFRFSRSFFSSSC